AGTAAAATATGTCCCCAAATAGCGTTTTAATAGTTTATCGATCATTCCTCGGTGCCACTAAGAAATACGCGCAATGGTTGGCCGAAGATCTTGCTTGCCGGTCAATCGGCTACCGACAGCTACGCGCCGAAATGATAGCACAGTCCGATGTCGTGGTAGTGATGTCCGGCACCTATGCCGGGAAGATGCCCTTAGTCGGTTTCCTGAAAAAATACTGGCCAGCGCTCAAATATAAAAGGGTGTTTATTGTCGCGGTAG
This sequence is a window from Patescibacteria group bacterium. Protein-coding genes within it:
- a CDS encoding flavodoxin domain-containing protein, translating into MSPNSVLIVYRSFLGATKKYAQWLAEDLACRSIGYRQLRAEMIAQSDVVVVMSGTYAGKMPLVGFLKKYWPALKYKRVFIVAVGVVPPDSPASEASYRSIPAEIRERVWYIKIPGKWAKGIHNNWTMKRDNIQRIVSAIKVDGPPVQ